In Deltaproteobacteria bacterium, the genomic window TGACCGACCGCCTGCGACAGGTGGCTTTTGCCGTTTCCGGTCTCTGAAAGTAAAAAAAGCGCGTTCTGTTGATGGCTCGTTTTCGATGCCAGTGACAGGGCTGCCGAGTAGGCGAATCCATTATTCTCCCCGACAACGAATTGATCGAAGGTATAGTTGCCGCGCAACATCCTGCCGCAATACTGTCCGGGAGTGATAGCCGGCAGCGCCAGCTGGCGGTGTTTGGGGGTGGATGCTTCCCCTTCCGGCGCCTTTCCCGACACATTGATGTGCAGCTTGCAGTCGACGTTTGCCAAACGGCCCATTTCCGACTCAATCAGCCCGGCATAGTGTTCTTCGATTTTTTTCTGATAGATCAAGTTGGGGCATGTGACAGCAATACCGTCCGGCGTGGTTTCTTCAAACACGACGGGCTCGATCCACATTCTGTAGCTGTGTTCGGGTATTCTCCCCTTTACCGCATTTTTAGCTTCATTCCATATTGCTTCCATACGAGGATGTCTTTCTCCAGTCCAGATCAATGAAACTTACAAATTGTTATGGGGATTGCAAATCGAGACAAAAAAATATAAAAAATTTCGGTTTGTTAGAATTACAACCAAACTCGTTGAGAATCCCGTCAAACCGAGGTGAGATTTATTCAATTGGCCCAACAATGTCAAACCGGATGGTGCCGAATCTGGCGAGTGGTTTAAAACGGCAATTACCCACCTCATATCATTTTGATTTTATTGTTTTAAATAATATGCTACAATACAACCCGCTTCAATTCAAGGGTCTTTCGTTTTCAATTTTTCTCCAAGGATTTTAAGCAGATCCATCCTTATCAACAAGTTATTAACAATTCCCTTTTCTCCTATTTTCTTTGATTTATACCTATTTCCTCCTATTTTCATAATTATTTTTTCGGCATGCTAACAGAACGCTAACCCTGCTTTATTATTAATTTAATGAAAACACACCGCGACAAGCCGCTGGGTATCGTCCGATCGAACGGCGTCATCCAAATCGAATCGCCATCGAAATCGATACGACCCCTCCCGATTCCGATAGCGATCCGATTCGCGCTGCGAAAATACTGCCCTTGCTGAACACCGAGAGATTCTGGTATACTGGATTTTTATGCAAACCGACGAAATCATCATCCGGGGTGCGCGCCAGCACAACCTGAAAGACATCGACGTCACCCTGCCGCGCAACAAGCTGGTAGTCGTTACCGGTCTTTCAGGATCAGGCAAGTCGACCCTTGCCTTTGACACGCTCTATGCCGAGGGCCAGCGCCGGTATGTGGAATCTCTCTCCACCTACGCCCGCCAATTCCTGGAACGCATGGAGAAACCGGATGTTGACCTGATCGAAGGCCTTTCCCCGGCCATCGCCATCGAGCAGCGGTCGGCCGGACACAACCCCCGGTCCACCGTGGGGACCGTAACGGAAATATACGACTACCTGCGACTCCTTTTTGCCCGGGTTGGAACGGCCCACTGTTACCAGTGCGGAAGACCGATAACTCCCCAGAGTGTCGACCAAATTCTGGACCGTGTCATGCAGCGGCCCGCAGGGACCAAACTGATCGTACTGGCCCCGCTGGTCGCCGATCAGAAAGGAAGCCAACGGAAACTTTTGAACCGTCTGACAAAAGAGGGGTATGCACGCGTCAAGGTTGATGGAACCATCCGGGAACTCGAAACGATCGGCACGCTCGACAAGCGCCAAAGGCACACCATCGATGTCGTTGTCGACCGTCTGGTGGTGAAAAACGCGATGCGCAACAGGCTTGCCGATTCTTTGGAGCTGGCCCTGTCGCTGTCAGGCGGCCTCGTCACCTTTGACATTCCCGGGCAGGACAGCATCCTTTTCAGTGAAAAGGCCGCCTGCCGGCATTGCGGGATCAGTTATCCGGAATTTTCACCGGCCTCGTTCTCCTTCAACTCCCCCCAGGGTGCCTGCCCGAAATGCAACGGACTGGGTGCCATTACCGACATCGACCCCGACCTGATCGTTCCCAACCCCGACCTGTCCATAAGAGAAGGGGCCGTGAAACCGTGGGCCAACCGAAATACGGTTCACTTTGCCGAATTTCTGGATGCCCTTACCGCGCACTACCGCACCGATATCTACACCCCCTATAAGGATCTCCCGCAGCAATTCAGGAACGTCCTTCTTTATGGGTCCGAAGGCGAGGAAATACCCTTCTACTTCGAACGCAACCGGCGCCGTGTCACCTACCGCAAAACTTACGAGGGCATCATCCCCAATCTTACGCGGCGTTACATGGAAACGGGATCCGCCAGTTCCAGAGAGGAGATCAAGCAGTACATGAGCTTCAACCCCTGTCGGGCCTGCGGGGGGGCCAAGCTGAACAGGGCCAGTCGCGCCGTCAAAATCAACGGTCTCAATATCCACGAAATCAGCAAGTTGTCCGTTTCAGGCGCCATCGAGTTCTTCGGCGTATTCCAACTTTCCGGAAAAAAAAGCATCATCGCCGAAAAAATTTTAAAGGAAGTCAGGGAACGCCTGGGTTTTATTGCCCACGTGGGGCTGCCCTACCTGACCCTGGACAGATCGGCCAACACCCTGTCGGGAGGCGAAAGCCAGCGCATCCGCCTGGCCACTCAGATCGGGTCGAAGTTGAGCGGCGTGCTCTATGTCCTGGACGAGCCCAGCATCGGTCTTCACCAGAAAGACAATCAACGCCTTTTGGACGCATTGAAGAGGATGCGCGATCTGGGCAATACGGTGATTGTCGTCGAACATGACGACAACACCATTCAGACGGCGGACTACGTGGTCGACATGGGACCGGGAGCCGGTGTCAACGGCGGCCGGGTGGTTTTTTCAGGCCCGCCCGAGGCGCTTGTCAACCATCCCGATTCCCTGACCGGGCTCTACCTCTCCGGCCGTAAACGCATCGAGCTCCCCGACCGGCGACGGGCAGGCAACGGGCACAAGGTCACGCTGCACGGCGCCGCGCAGAACAATTTGAAAAATATCGACGTTTCGATACCGCTGGGACGGCTGACCTGCATCACCGGCGTGTCGGGTTCCGGAAAATCCAGCCTTATTCTCCAGACCCTTTTCCCGGCCCTTGCTCAGAAGCTGTACCACGCCAACATTCGGGCGGGAGCTCATACGGCCATTACCGGGTTGGCACATGTGGACAAGGTCATCCACATCGACCAGTCCCCCATCGGAAGGACTCCCCGGTCCAACCCGGGAACCTACACCGGTGTGTTTTCCCCCATCCGCGACCTCTTTTCCAGAACGCCGGAGGCACGCATGCGGGGATACAAGGGCGGCCGTTTCAGCTTCAACGTCAAGGGCGGCCGGTGCGAAGCCTGCCGCGGGGACGGCATCGTCAAAATCGAAATGCACTTCCTGCCGGATGTTTACGTCGCCTGCGACGTGTGCCACGGCAAACGGTACAACCGGGAGACGCTCGAAGTTAAATACAAGGGGCGCAACATTGCCGACGTCCTGCACATGACGGTTAACCAGGCGCTCAGATTCTTTGAAAGAATAGACAACATCAGCACGAAGCTCCGGACCCTCGTGGAAGTCGGCCTGGGCTACATCCAAATCGGCCAGCCGGCCACGACGCTTTCCGGCGGGGAGGCGCAACGCGTAAAGCTGGCCCGCGAACTCGGTAAAAAAGGTACGGGCAGGACCATTTACATCCTGGACGAACCCACCACCGGACTTCACACGGACGATATCCACAAACTGCTCACCGTTCTGAACCGTCTGGTGGACAGCGGCAATACGGTCGTGATTATCGAACACCACATGGACGTGATCAAAACGGCCGACCACGTGATCGATCTCGGGCCGGAGGGCGGGGACGAAGGCGGGTATGTAGTGGGCACCGGCACCCCTGAGGCGATTGCCGCGATTCCGGAATCGCACACGGGGCGGTATTTGAAACGCTATCTTGCAAAATAAAAAGGGCCCCGACCTGCAACGCAGAACGGGACCCTTCTTATTGGTACTACCAGTTGCTCTTAATGACCACCCAGCAGACCGGCGATCGCCGCGGCTTGCGGATGTGCATAAATAAGAATCAGAGAAACAACCAGTGCGTAAATACAGAGAGATTCGATCATGGCAAGACCGATCAGCAGGGTAACGGTAACCTTACCCGACGATTCCGGGTTTCTTGCAATGCCTTCAACGGCCGATTTGAGGCCGAGGCCCTGACCCAGGCCGCAGCCGAAGGCCGCAATGGCGATTCCGAACCCTGCTGCTGTTACGCATGCAATAAAAAAACTTAATGCTGTTGCTTCCATACCTACTGTTCCTCCTTGTTAGTGATTAATAGTTCGCTTCTTCCATCTACCCATTTATCTCATCACTCGGACCGCCGCCCATTCAGCAGGCCGGTGACACCAACTGCGAGGGAGTTTACGCCTCCCTTTTAGTGCGCGTGCTCCATGGCACCGGTAAAATACATGACCGACAGCAGGAAAAAGACAAAGGCCTGCACCAGGGCCACGAAAATACCCAGGGCCATGATCGGCAGCGGTGCGAAAAAGGCGCCCGCCAAAAAGAAAAGAATGCCCAGAACCAGTTCATGCCCCATCATGTTCCCGAAAAGCCGGAAGGAAAGGGAAAGTATCCGGGCAAGATGCCCAATGATCTCGATGGGCAGGATGATGGGGATCATCCACCATACAGGTCCCAGGAAATGTTTGATGTATTTGGCCCCGTGATATTTGATGCCGATGACATGCGTGAAAACGACGACGCAGAGGGCGCATGCCAGGGTCGTGTTGAGGTTGGCCGTCGGCGGAAAAAATCCGGGTACCAGCCCGATAAGGTTGCTGGCGGCGATAAAAATAAAAACGGTGCCTACTATCGGAAAAAGCCAGCGCCCCTCATCGCCGGTGATCGTCACGGCGAACTCTTCCAGACCCGAAATGAGGATTTCAAAAAAGTTCTGGCCTTTGGAAGGAACCAGCGTGACCGTCTTAGCCGCAATGGCACCCAGGATGATAAGAAGTGCCATGACAACCCACATGTAGACGACGTGCGGGTAGGCATGCGCAAAATGCGCTAAACCGATCACTTCAAAAAACTTTACAAAAAATAGATAGGGGTGTTCCATCCTTACAGTGCCTCCTTGAAAATTAAATTTTTAACCTCGATCAGCGTGGCCAGCATGATGCTGGCGACCACGACGGACAGGCCGACAAACAGGCCCAACGGCTCCACGTAGCCCCTGGAAATCAAAATGAAGAGGATCAGTCCGCTTACGAAGAACCGCAGGTAGTATTTAGCCAGAACAACGTTGTGGGATGTGAGCCTGGGCGGAGTCAGGGCCTTGCGGAGGGTCCGGGACAAAAGATGAAAATTGATCGTTACGATGAGCCCACCGAAGATAATGCCACTGGCAAAGCCGGCCTGACAGAAAAGAAGCCCGAAGGTGCTAGCCGCGACAAAAAGGATCCAGTTGGATCGGGTTACGAATTTTAAAAGTCTTTCCTGTATGTTCACTGTGGATATTTCGGTTTCCGTTAGAGTTTGCGACTTTTTCTGATGGCCAGGCCGATATTGCGGTATCCGGCCGCGATCCCCATGAACAAACCGACAAACATCAGCCAGGGGGCGGTGCCGAATTTACGGTCCAGCCACAGTCCGAAAGCGAGACCGATAAAAATGGACAGCGCCACCGCGAGGCCTATGCTGCTGAAGTAGGCAAGCTCCCTTATCGAACGCTTGGTATCCTCTTTCATTTGAAAGAACGCTTCATACCGTTGGAATCCGCCGCCCCCTGCCGGTTCGGCTCAGAATAAAACGACCTAACACAGGATTTTGGGCAAGTCAACGAAAAATAAAAGCGCGTGCCGCCCTGTCATGTGACGCGGCTCCGCCGCTTTTTAAACCTCTGCGGGCTCTGCGAGTGATGTAGCCCTTGCCCGGGGGCAACCGCCCTCCTGCCCCTCACAGAACAATCTCTCCGGCATCGAATACCGGCCCATCGATACATGCATGCCGGTAGGGCGAGTCCGGCGAGCTGCTCTCCACGGCGCACCCCAGGCAGGCTCCCATACCGCAGGCCATGAGCGTCTCGATGGAAACCTGGCAGGCAATGCCTTCCTTACGGCAAATAGCCGACACCTCACGCAGCATGGAGCTGGGGCCGCACGCGAACACGATGTCCGGTCTTTCACCGCCCAGGCTTTCGGCCAGCGGTTGCGTGACCAGACAACGGCTTCCGGCGCTGCCGTCATCGGTGGTAATCCTGATACGGATGCCCAGGCGCTCGAACCTGTCAAGGCACACCAGGTCTCCAGCCGACCTGCCGCCGATGAAAAGCGTAATCTGCGAACCGGACATGCCCCGCCGCCTCAGGTGTTCGGCCAGGAAAACAAACGGGGCGATGCCGATGCCGCCTGCTACCATGTGGACGGCCTTGAATCCGTCTCGAATCGAAAACCCCCGTCCAAGAGGCCCGAGGACATCCACCACATCCCCGGGCCGGCTCATGGAAAGCGCCTCCGTGCCGGCGCCAACGGTCTTGTACAGAATGTCGAAGCCGATCGAGCGACCCGCTTCCCTCACCAGATTGTGAATCGAAAAGGGCCTTCGTAGCAGGGGCGCCGTTTGCCCGGTCAGGCGGATCATGACAAACTGCCCCGGCACGGCTTTCCGGTAGCCCTCGTCACAGGCAATGCGCATCTGAAAATATCCCGGGCCGATCTCGCGGTTTGAGCATATCTTCGCGCCTGACAAGCACCGTTTGGTGTTGGTTTTTTTCATCTCTTCAGCAGGGTCCTGTCGGCAATTATTTTCCTGAGTCTTCTGGATCGCTTTATGAGATAAAGCCTGAAAAAATCAAAAGGCGTCGGAAGAATCTGTTGGCCGGTTTGCCACGATTTCAAGCGCCGGTCATCGCGGATATATGTTTGGAAATCCTCTTCCCGATTGTGCTTGAACCGCCCGGTTTCCAAATGGACCCTCGATCGCAGCGCCAGGCGTTGTCGCATCTGGGGAATGGAACGATATTGGTAGTGGCGATTGACAACCTTGCGGGGAGACCGTTTCCCCAGTCCGTTTGGATAGGAAATCTGAGTGGGGTTTCCCCGGTCGTCCAGGTCCGGCCACTCGAGAGAGGACGTGTGTTTGAAAAGCCTCGGTTCGCTATAGTTAATCTGGAAATGGGCCGGCAGGACCTCGAAGCTGTCGATCGAATCGTGGCCTTTCCGGTACCATGGTTTCTCAAAATCGCGCGGGGTAACGTAAAACTGGGCCTGGAGGGTGAAAATCAATTCAAAGCCGCGGCCCTCACAGTAGGCGATGTCCGGTTCGGGATCGTTTTCGAGAAATTCGTCGCTGTCGAGAATCAGGACCCAGTCACCTTCTTTGAATTCCCGGCGGACGCGGTTGTAGATATACCCCCGCAGCCCCACGCCGTAGCGACACGCCTTTTTTTCAAATGGAACGATCGCCGGGTTGCGTGCGCTGAGCGCTGTCACGCGTTCCCACGTGTCGTCGGTGCTGCCGTTGTCGAGGACATAAATGGCTTTGCAGAATCTGGACGCGTGCGTCAGCGAAAAAGTGATAATGTCCGCTTCATTCTTTACGATGCAGACGCCATACAAGTTGTTAGCCAATACACTGTCCCTTCCACAGGCGATGGCCTGAATTCGCTTTTTTTTTCGTGATCGCGCCTCACGGGTCCTGCCGCAAGCCGATGGCGGAGGCGAAACGTCCCGTGACGCCGTGGGCGCGGTATGAAAAAAACCGTGCGTCATGGCATTTCGTACACACCCTGCTTAACCATATGTTCTCTCTTGGCAGGCCTGCCGCCGCAAGCTGATCGAAACTGACGGCCCACAGATCGAATCGGTCTCGATCGTCCCGGTAACGCCAGAATTCCCGAGGGAATTCCGTCCGATAATTGACGAATTCCGCACAGCAGGGGCCGAGAGACGGACCGACAGCCGCTCTCACGTCCGAAGGGTCGCTGCCGAACCTCCGCTGCATCTCGCCTACCGTTCGACCGAGAATATTCTGCGTATTTCCCCGCCATCCCACATGCGCATTGGCGACTACATTTTTCTGCGGGTCGACCAACATGACAGCCTGACAATCCGCCGTCTGAATGACCAGGTAAACGCCCGGAAGATCCGTCATCATGGCATCCCCGGTGCCGGCGTGAAAAAAAGGGGGATTCACGCCATGCCCGGGCACATCTTCGATGACCAGGATATCGCTGCCATGAACCTGCCCGGCAAAAGCCAGCCGCCCTGCCCTGAGATATTCGGCAACCGCCTCGCGGTTCTTGGAAACCACATCGTCGCGGTCGCCCACACTGAACCCTACATTGAGACTGTCAAAAGGGGCCTTGGAGAACCCGCCGTTGCGTGTAAAGACAGCGTGCTGAACATGTGAAATTTCCGAAAGCATCGGAAATTGCAGTGTCTCCAAATTTTCTCTGGATGCCGTCACCGCGCCCCCTGCATTTTTCCGGCTCATACGGCCCGCGCCAGTGTCAGGATATCCACCTCCCTGGCGCCTCCTTTTAAAAGCGTCCGGGCACATTCGTTCACCGTGGATCCGGTGGTGTAAACGTCGTCCACCAGCAGAATACGCCTGTTTTTAACTTTAGCCGGGCTTTTGACCGAAAAGGCCCCTCGGATGTTCGTCAGCCGTTTCCGCCTCCCCAGGCCCGTTTGGGATGCCGTCTTCCGTCGGCGCACAAGAACGCCCTGGTCCACCGGGTCTCCCCAGGAGCGCGTCAGCAGATAGGCCTGGTTGAAACCACGCGCCCGGTAGCGTGAGGGGTGCAGAGGGACAGGTATGACCAGGTCGATCGTCCTTTCCCGCCAGTGGCGCTTGTAAAGCGCGGCCAGAAGATCCGCCAACGGAGGGCCCAGCTGGATCCTTCCCTTGTATTTGAAGGCGTGGATAACCGCCATGAGCGCCTGGTCGTAGACGCCGGCCGCCCTGGCGATGCCAAAGGGCTTTTCGCCGCCGAGACACTCCCCGCACAGGTGATCCCCGCCTTGCCTGCTTTTGAATATGAGTCCGCAGCGAACACATATGGGAGATTCGGCGGCCTCGAAACGCTTCAAGCACCCGTGACAGAGGTGCTCCGCCATCAGGCGGCGAAAGAGCGCCTCCAGTCCGGCCGGTGCTTTCGCGGCGGCCGGGTCCCGCCCATCGATCGCCACGTGAAAAAACCGGCCGCACGCCTTGCAGACAGGCGGAAACAAGGCGTTTTTCAGGATATTATAAATTCTTAGCAATCCTTTCGGCAAACGCCGAGCATTTGACCTTTCTGGCGCCGGCGATCTGGCGGGCCAGGTCATAGGTAACCGTGCCCTCCTTGATGGTAAGCTGCAGGGATCGGCGAATCGCGGACGCCGCTTCCTTCCACCCCAGATAGTCGAACATCATGGCGCCGGAAAGAATGAGCGAACTGGGATTCACCTTGTCCTGGCCGGCATATTTGGGGGCGGTGCCATGGGTCGCCTCGAATACGGCACACGCGTCACCAATGTTTGCCCCCGGGGCCATCCCCAAGCCGCC contains:
- the uvrA gene encoding excinuclease ABC subunit UvrA encodes the protein MQTDEIIIRGARQHNLKDIDVTLPRNKLVVVTGLSGSGKSTLAFDTLYAEGQRRYVESLSTYARQFLERMEKPDVDLIEGLSPAIAIEQRSAGHNPRSTVGTVTEIYDYLRLLFARVGTAHCYQCGRPITPQSVDQILDRVMQRPAGTKLIVLAPLVADQKGSQRKLLNRLTKEGYARVKVDGTIRELETIGTLDKRQRHTIDVVVDRLVVKNAMRNRLADSLELALSLSGGLVTFDIPGQDSILFSEKAACRHCGISYPEFSPASFSFNSPQGACPKCNGLGAITDIDPDLIVPNPDLSIREGAVKPWANRNTVHFAEFLDALTAHYRTDIYTPYKDLPQQFRNVLLYGSEGEEIPFYFERNRRRVTYRKTYEGIIPNLTRRYMETGSASSREEIKQYMSFNPCRACGGAKLNRASRAVKINGLNIHEISKLSVSGAIEFFGVFQLSGKKSIIAEKILKEVRERLGFIAHVGLPYLTLDRSANTLSGGESQRIRLATQIGSKLSGVLYVLDEPSIGLHQKDNQRLLDALKRMRDLGNTVIVVEHDDNTIQTADYVVDMGPGAGVNGGRVVFSGPPEALVNHPDSLTGLYLSGRKRIELPDRRRAGNGHKVTLHGAAQNNLKNIDVSIPLGRLTCITGVSGSGKSSLILQTLFPALAQKLYHANIRAGAHTAITGLAHVDKVIHIDQSPIGRTPRSNPGTYTGVFSPIRDLFSRTPEARMRGYKGGRFSFNVKGGRCEACRGDGIVKIEMHFLPDVYVACDVCHGKRYNRETLEVKYKGRNIADVLHMTVNQALRFFERIDNISTKLRTLVEVGLGYIQIGQPATTLSGGEAQRVKLARELGKKGTGRTIYILDEPTTGLHTDDIHKLLTVLNRLVDSGNTVVIIEHHMDVIKTADHVIDLGPEGGDEGGYVVGTGTPEAIAAIPESHTGRYLKRYLAK
- the atpE gene encoding ATP synthase F0 subunit C, whose product is MEATALSFFIACVTAAGFGIAIAAFGCGLGQGLGLKSAVEGIARNPESSGKVTVTLLIGLAMIESLCIYALVVSLILIYAHPQAAAIAGLLGGH
- the atpB gene encoding F0F1 ATP synthase subunit A, which translates into the protein MEHPYLFFVKFFEVIGLAHFAHAYPHVVYMWVVMALLIILGAIAAKTVTLVPSKGQNFFEILISGLEEFAVTITGDEGRWLFPIVGTVFIFIAASNLIGLVPGFFPPTANLNTTLACALCVVVFTHVIGIKYHGAKYIKHFLGPVWWMIPIILPIEIIGHLARILSLSFRLFGNMMGHELVLGILFFLAGAFFAPLPIMALGIFVALVQAFVFFLLSVMYFTGAMEHAH
- a CDS encoding ATP synthase subunit I, which encodes MNIQERLLKFVTRSNWILFVAASTFGLLFCQAGFASGIIFGGLIVTINFHLLSRTLRKALTPPRLTSHNVVLAKYYLRFFVSGLILFILISRGYVEPLGLFVGLSVVVASIMLATLIEVKNLIFKEAL
- a CDS encoding AtpZ/AtpI family protein; the protein is MKEDTKRSIRELAYFSSIGLAVALSIFIGLAFGLWLDRKFGTAPWLMFVGLFMGIAAGYRNIGLAIRKSRKL
- a CDS encoding dihydroorotate dehydrogenase electron transfer subunit; translation: MKKTNTKRCLSGAKICSNREIGPGYFQMRIACDEGYRKAVPGQFVMIRLTGQTAPLLRRPFSIHNLVREAGRSIGFDILYKTVGAGTEALSMSRPGDVVDVLGPLGRGFSIRDGFKAVHMVAGGIGIAPFVFLAEHLRRRGMSGSQITLFIGGRSAGDLVCLDRFERLGIRIRITTDDGSAGSRCLVTQPLAESLGGERPDIVFACGPSSMLREVSAICRKEGIACQVSIETLMACGMGACLGCAVESSSPDSPYRHACIDGPVFDAGEIVL
- a CDS encoding glycosyltransferase family 2 protein, producing MANNLYGVCIVKNEADIITFSLTHASRFCKAIYVLDNGSTDDTWERVTALSARNPAIVPFEKKACRYGVGLRGYIYNRVRREFKEGDWVLILDSDEFLENDPEPDIAYCEGRGFELIFTLQAQFYVTPRDFEKPWYRKGHDSIDSFEVLPAHFQINYSEPRLFKHTSSLEWPDLDDRGNPTQISYPNGLGKRSPRKVVNRHYQYRSIPQMRQRLALRSRVHLETGRFKHNREEDFQTYIRDDRRLKSWQTGQQILPTPFDFFRLYLIKRSRRLRKIIADRTLLKR
- the pgeF gene encoding peptidoglycan editing factor PgeF; translation: MTASRENLETLQFPMLSEISHVQHAVFTRNGGFSKAPFDSLNVGFSVGDRDDVVSKNREAVAEYLRAGRLAFAGQVHGSDILVIEDVPGHGVNPPFFHAGTGDAMMTDLPGVYLVIQTADCQAVMLVDPQKNVVANAHVGWRGNTQNILGRTVGEMQRRFGSDPSDVRAAVGPSLGPCCAEFVNYRTEFPREFWRYRDDRDRFDLWAVSFDQLAAAGLPRENIWLSRVCTKCHDARFFSYRAHGVTGRFASAIGLRQDP
- a CDS encoding ComF family protein gives rise to the protein MLRIYNILKNALFPPVCKACGRFFHVAIDGRDPAAAKAPAGLEALFRRLMAEHLCHGCLKRFEAAESPICVRCGLIFKSRQGGDHLCGECLGGEKPFGIARAAGVYDQALMAVIHAFKYKGRIQLGPPLADLLAALYKRHWRERTIDLVIPVPLHPSRYRARGFNQAYLLTRSWGDPVDQGVLVRRRKTASQTGLGRRKRLTNIRGAFSVKSPAKVKNRRILLVDDVYTTGSTVNECARTLLKGGAREVDILTLARAV